The following proteins are encoded in a genomic region of Dasypus novemcinctus isolate mDasNov1 chromosome 21, mDasNov1.1.hap2, whole genome shotgun sequence:
- the DNAAF19 gene encoding coiled-coil domain-containing protein 103 produces MERNDVINFKALEKELQAAVAADEKYKRENAAKLRAVEQRVATYEEFRGIVLASHLKPLEQKDKMRGKRIVPWNNCHTSPGHTSQDEATEILQEKILLHPETSAEFYRNWRRHLRSGPERYQALLQLGGPKLGHLFRTDVEFGLLGELLVALADHVRLADRAAVLGILCSLASTGRFALNLSLLSRAERESCKGLFQKLQAMGASRPMKEGLSQKEQDLEEQPEGPQDEERLLQELLGLYQMEQ; encoded by the exons ATGGAAAGAAATGATGTCATCAACTTCAAGGCTTTAGAGAAAGAGCTGCAGGCTGCAGTCGCTGCTGATGAGAAGTACAAGCGGGAGAATGCTGCCAAGTTAAGGGCAGTGGAACAGAGGGTGGCTACCTATGAGGAATTCAG GGGTATTGTCCTGGCCTCACATTTGAAGCCTCTGGAGCAGAAAGACAAGATGAGAGGAAAGAGGATCGTGCCCTGGAACAACTGTCACACATCTCCAGGACATACCTCCCAGGATGAAGCTACCGAAATCTTACAG GAGAAAatactcctccatcctgagacCTCAGCAGAGTTCTACCGCAATTGGCGGCGACACTTGAGGAGTGGGCCAGAGCGCTACCAGGCCCTACTGCAGCTTGGGGGCCCCAAGCTGGGCCACCTTTTCCGGACGGatgtggaatttggacttctaGGGGAACTATTGGTGGCACTGGCTGATCATGTGAGGCTGGCCGACAGGGCAGCGGTGCTGGGTATCCTGTGCAGTCTGGCCAGCACTGGGCGCTTCGCCCTGAACCTGAGCCTCCTCAGCCGTGCAGAGCGGGAGAGCTGTAAAGGCCTGTTTCAGAAGCTTCAGGCCATGGGTGCCTCCAGACCCATGAAAGAAGGGCTCAGTCAGAAGGAACAGGATCTGGAGGAGCAACCGGAGGGACCCCAGGATGAAGAAAGGCTCCTGCAGGAGCTGCTGGGGCTGTACCAGATGGAGCAGTAG
- the FAM187A gene encoding Ig-like V-type domain-containing protein FAM187A, translating into MSLAHTTVLLWAWGSLQAFEIVEKENIFQKTPCPAFLMFDNAAYLADMSFELPCHCKPEEVSAVVWYYQEHPGSSHTKVLTDFDGRVLTEAAQVRVGSDMLVRFSIRMFSLLVFRAQPEDSGLYFCGTRKGDYFYAYDVDIQSSAGMVATFKDKGQEPFEDERLGNLRVFTTFWEWTPCDRCGVRGERWRIGLCYLQSPDLSPRYHKTLPNVVSCGSRAVPRKLRNTARDHTPELLVQSCMVPCERMTIRKSMMAVFDYVSKVGSRPWVPQVPIQFHQQRLGHGLIISCPGARPEHAVAWDKDSQHLYRTEYLKGVNRSMRVFIDHGNQLHIRFTQLSDRGIYYCWRQGVQIAGFRLTVTSLGHYQVSLSDPETRSALQLTLLGYLLITAVFVTIHLCRCCRYLFCFPSSLP; encoded by the coding sequence ATGAGCCTGGCCCACACCACTGTGCTCCTGTGGGCCTGGGGCAGTCTCCAGGCGTTTGAGATCGTGGAGAAGGAGAACATTTTCCAGAAGACCCCCTGCCCGGCCTTCCTGATGTTTGACAATGCGGCCTACCTGGCCGACATGAGCTTCGAGCTTCCCTGCCACTGCAAGCCGGAGGAGGTGTCGGCTGTAGTCTGGTACTACCAGGAGCACCCAGGTAGCAGCCACACCAAAGTGCTGACAGACTTCGACGGGCGGGTGCTGACGGAGGCGGCCCAGGTGCGTGTGGGCAGCGACATGCTGGTTCGCTTCAGCATCCGCATGTTCAGCCTATTGGTTTTCCGGGCCCAGCCTGAGGACTCAGGCCTGTACTTCTGTGGCACCCGCAAGGGGGACTACTTCTATGCCTACGATGTGGACATCCAGAGCAGTGCGGGAATGGTGGCCACCTTCAAGGACAAGGGCCAGGAGCCCTTTGAAGATGAGCGTCTTGGGAACCTCCGTGTCTTCACCACCTTCTGGGAGTGGACGCCCTGTGACCGCTGTGGGGTACGCGGGGAGCGATGGCGCATCGGCCTCTGCTACCTTCAGAGCCCAGACCTCTCCCCACGCTACCACAAGACACTGCCCAACGTGGTGTCCTGTGGCTCACGGGCTGTGCCGAGGAAGCTGCGGAACACTGCCAGGGACCACACGCCCGAGCTGCTGGTTCAGAGCTGCATGGTGCCCTGTGAGAGGATGACGATCCGGAAGAGCATGATGGCCGTCTTTGACTACGTGTCCAAAGTGGGCAGCCGGCCCTGGGTGCCCCAGGTGCCCATTCAGTTCCACCAGCAGAGGCTGGGCCACGGACTCATCATCTCCTGCCCTGGGGCCCGGCCGGAGCATGCCGTGGCCTGGGACAAGGACAGCCAGCACCTGTACCGCACAGAGTACCTGAAGGGCGTCAACCGGTCTATGAGGGTGTTCATTGACCACGGCAACCAGCTGCACATTCGCTTCACCCAGCTGAGTGACCGAGGCATCTACTACTGCTGGCGGCAGGGGGTGCAGATCGCTGGGTTCCGGCTGACTGTGACATCCCTAGGGCATTACCAGGTCTCGCTCTCGGACCCCGAGACTCGCTCTGCCCTGCAGCTCACCCTGCTGGGTTACCTGCTCATCACAGCAGTGTTTGTCACCATTCACCTCTGTCGTTGCTGCCGTTACTTATTTTGTTTTCCCAGCTCCCTGCCATGA